TGAGGATAAAAACAAACCTACTCTAAATATTATCAGGCAAGTACAAGATTCGGCAGATAAAAAACTCATTTCCTTTAGTAGAAGTATTATAGAACCTCAAAAGATACCAGTTTCCTCTAAAGGGGACACTTTGGAAAGGGTTAAAGTCTATGCTGATGAAGGCATTTATCGTTTGAAAGGAGCAGGGCGTACAACAGAGTTGCTTACGGCACAACTGAGTAAAGACATCAATGATAATACTTTTACTTTCAGAGATTTTGCTAAACTAAATGCGAGTAACTTGCCTATACACAAAAGGGTAAGCGGTAAGGAGATAGATTCGGTACTCTCTAAGGAGTTTCAAAAAATAGGTATTAGTGCTAAGTTTGGTTATGGTGTGTTAGATAAAAATAAAAAACTAACCACTATTGCTGATGAGGTTTACCTTGAAAATCAATCTAAAGCTAATTATAGTTTTCCTCTTTTTACCGATAAAGAGGAGCAACCTATTTACACCTTATCGTTGGTTTTTCCAGATAAAAAATACTCTCTACTAAGAGATAATCTGCCATTGCTTTTAGGAACTGTTTTTTCACTTTTAACTATTGTATTTATTTACATTATTTCCATCAACTATATGCTGAGACAGAAAAAAATAGCAGAAGTAAAAACAGACTTTCTTAATAATATGTCTCATGAGTTCAAAACGCCTTTAGCTACAATTTCGGTGGCTACGGATTCTTTGGCTAACGATAAAATAGCCAGCGACCCAATTAAAGTGAAATATTACTCTGGACTCATAAAGCAAGAAAATCTCCGAATGAAAAAGCAGGTAGAGAATGTCCTCAATATGTCAAAGTTAGAGAGGAACGAAATGAAACTTTTCTTGAGAGAGACCAATTTGAGGGAGTTGATAAGAAACATTGCTAATTCTGTTAGGCTTATTGTAAACGAAAGAGGCGGAAGGCTTACAGAAGATTTTAAGGCAGAACGCTATAATCTAAAAGTAGATGAGTTTCATTTATCTAATACGCTTATCAATCTACTGGATAATGCGAATAAATATTCACCAGATAAGCCCGAAATTAAAATTGCAACCCGCAACGAGGGAAATTATTATGTGATAGAAATTTCGGATAAAGGTATGGGAATGGAGCCTCAAAATAAAACTAAGATATTTGAGAAGTTCTTTAGAGAAGAAACAGGGAATGTACATAATGTAAAAGGTCAAGGTTTGGGGCTTTCCTATGTTAAGAAAATAATAGAACTCCACAAAGGACAAATTAGTGTAGAAACCCAAAAAGGAAAGGGAAGTACCTTTATTGTAAAACTTCCAATGATTTAATTATAAAAAAATTAAGCTGTGAGCAACAGGATATTATTAGTAGAAGATGACCAAAGTTTCGGAGCGGTGCTTAAAGATTACCTAAGCATAAATAACTTTGAAGTTACCCTTGCTACAGACGGCGAGGAAGGTCTTAAAGAATATACAAATAACGATTTTGATATTTGTATATTTGATGTTATGATGCCAAAAAAAGACGGCTTCACATTAGCAGAAGATGTTAAGAAATTAGGGAAAAATATTCCAATTATCTTCCTAACAGCACGAAATTTAAGAGAGGATATCTTGAAGGGTTATCAGTTAGGAGCAGACGATTATATAACAAAACCTTTTGATACCGAACTGTTGCTTTATAAAATTAAGGCGATTTTATCCAGAAGTACTTCTTTGGAAGAAGAAGAGCAAGAGCAATTTAGCATTAGCAATATAGAGTTTGACTCTATGTTGAGACAGCTTAAAGTACACGATAAAGAATATAAACTTTCTCCAAAAGAGAACGAGCTTTTGAAGTTGCTTTGTCTCCACAGAAATGACTTTATGCCTAGAGATTTAGCACTTCGTAAAATATGGAAAAAAGAAAACTATTTTACCGCTAGAAGTATGGATGTATATATCGCTAAATTAAGAAAATTGCTTAAAGATGATGATGGTCTAGAAATCATCAATGTACACGGGGAAGGGTTTAGGCTTCTAGTTAAAAATTAAATTAAATAGCTGGTTCAAAATAATTGTGAATCAGTTTTTTTTTGTTAAAGCAAATAGAGTTCTACAGATGATAGATAAAGTAGTTAATCATCGCCTCATAAAACTCGCTCAGACATAAAAAGAGATTTATATCAATACAAAATTTCATTATCTTTGCGAAATGGAATACAATACCCAAAAGACAAACTTACAATTACCCGAATATGGGAGAATTATACAAGAACTTGTAGAATATTGCAAGACGCTTCCTTCCAAGGAAGAAAGAAATAAAGTTGCCAAAGCTATTGTTGATTTTATGGGACAGAGAAATCCGCAACTTCGAGACGAGGAAAACTACGCACATAAGCTTTGGGATCATTTGTATATTATTTCAGGTTATGATTTAGATGTAGATGCACCATATCCTTTTCCTACGCCAGAGGAAATCAATCAGAAGCCTAAAAAGATGGATTATCCTAAGCTACAAGGAGACTATAAATTCTATGGTAAAAGCATTTTGCAACTTATAGAAAGAGCTTTAGAACTAGAAGATGGCGATGAGAAAGAGGCTCTTATAGAGGTAATTGCTAATAATATGAAAAAGTCGTACAATGTTTATAATAAAGAACATGTACAAGACGATGTTATCTTCCGCCATTTAAAGGAACTTTCTGAAAATAGATTAGATTTAACAGGGATAGATTCTTTAGAAAAGAGTAAAATCTATTATAATTCTAATAAGAATAACCCTAAATATCAAAACAAACATCAGAATAATAACGGAAATAATAGAAGAAAATATAACTCTAACAATAAATACAAAAGAAAATCATAATGAGTGGTGCTTTTCAAATCAGAGGCGGTAAAAGACTTCAAGGCGAAATTACGCCCCAAGGAGCTAAAAATGAAGCTCTACAAATATTATGTGCCGTTTTACTAACAGATCAAGAAGTAAGAATAAAAAATATACCTGATATACAAGATGTTAATAAGCTAATTGGTATATTGGGAGACCTAGGCGTTAAGGTAACCAAAAATGGAAAAGGGGACTATACTTTCAAGGCAGATAGACTTAATTTAGATTATCTTAAATCCGAAAAATTTAAAAAAGAAGGAGCTAAACTTAGAGGCTCTATTATGCTTTTAGGTCCTATGTTGGCGAGGTTTGGGGAAGGTTATATGCCAACGCCAGGAGGAGATAAGATAGGAAGAAGAAGATTAGATACTCATTTTCAGGGATTTGTTGAGCTTGGTGCAGAGTTTCACTTTAATGATGTAGAAAGTTTTTATAGCCTGAAAGCAAAGTCCTTACAAGGTAAATTTATCCTTTTAGAAGAAGCATCAGTAACGGGTACGGCTAATATTATTATGGCTGCTGTATTAGCGAAAGGTAAAACTAGAATTTACAATGCCGCTTGTGAGCCTTATTTACAACAGCTTTGTAAAATGCTTAACCGAATGGGAGCTCAAATTTCGGGTATTGGCTCAAATTTATTAACTATAGAAGGAGTTTCATATTTACATGGTACAGAACACACTATGTTGCCAGATATGGTAGAAATAGGCTCTTGGATAGGATTAGCCGCAATGACGAAATCCGAAATCACCATTAAAGATGTTCATTGGAATCAGTTGGGGATTATTCCAAATACTTTTAGGAAACTGGGTATTCAGTTAGAGAAAAGCGGTGAAGATATTTATATCCCAGCACAAGAACACTACAAAATACAGAAGTTTATAGACGGCTCTATTTTGACCATTTCTGATGCACCTTGGCCAGGTTTCACGCCAGATTTGCTATCTATTATGTTGGTAGTAGCAACTCAAGCCAAAGGAAGTGTATTGATCCATCAAAAAATGTTTGAATCTCGATTGTTCTTTGTGGATAAACTGATAGACATGGGAGCTCAGATTATCCTTTGCGACCCGCACCGAGCTACGGTTATTGGTCTTAACCAAGAAACGCCACTTAGAGGTACTGTGATGACTTCCCCTGATATTCGTGCAGGAAATGCACTTTTGGTAGCGGCACTTTCGGCTGAAGGTAAATCTATCATTCACAATATAGAGCAGATAGACCGAGGCTACGAGAATATAGATGGCAGACTCAAGGCCTTAGGAGCAGATATAGAGCGTATATAATAGTCAGAAAATACTGTTTTCATCTTGGCTAGAACACTTATATCTGTTGTAGGTCCTACGGGAATAGGTAAAACCGAATTGGCAATAAAAATAGCCCAGTTTTTCGGTACTGAAATTTTATCCTGCGACTCACGACAGTTTTTTAAAGAAATGCCTATTGGTACAGCCGCTCCTTCTAAGGAGGAGTTGGCTGTTGTGCCACATCATTTTATAGGGCATATATCTATTACAGAAGATTATTCTATCGGTCGGTACGAAAAGGAAGCCTTGGCTTTATTAGATAAGCTGTTTCAGCAATATAAAGTCGTGGTAATGGTAGGCGGTAGTGGTATGTACGAGAAGGCAGTTGTGGAAGGTCTTAATGATTTACCAGAAGCTAACGAAGATTATATTAAAGAACTTGAACAAATCCTCAATAAGGAAGGGATAGAAGCCTTACAGAAGCAGTTAGAGGCACAAGATGAGGCCTATTATCAGCAGGTAGATAAAGATAATCCTAGACGCTTGATAAGGGCTTTAGATATTATTAAACAAACGGGGAAACCTTATTCTGAAATTATAGCTGAAACTAAGCCTAAAAGGGACTTTAATACTATTAGGATTGTACTCACGGCACCTAGAGAAATTATCTATGAAAGAATCAACCAAAGGGTGGATAGAATGCTAGAGAAAGGTTTGCTAGATGAGGTTAAAGGTTTACTTCAGTATCAAGATAGAGTAGCTTTGAATACAGTGGGTTATACAGAGTTGTTTAATTACTTGAATGGTGATTGGGAATTAGATTTTGCTGTTTCCGAGATTAAGAAAAACTCTAGACGCTACGCAAAACGCCAAATGACTTGGAACCGAAAACTTCCTCGTCTGATAGAACTTTCGCACCAATATTCTAACGAGGAATTAGTATCTTTGCTTAATAACTTAAATTTAAAATAAAATGGCTAGAACACCGTCTAATATGTTGGAGTTAGGAACTAAAGCTCCTTTTTTTGAGCTTCCTAATCCTGCTAAAAATAACGAGTTACAATCTTTAGAAAACTTAAAAGGAGAGAAAGGAACATTGGTAGTTTTTATGTGTAACCACTGTCCGTTTGTGATTCATGTGATAGATAAATTAGCAGAGCTTTATGAGGATTATAAGGCTAAAGGAATCGAATTTATTGCAATTAATTCTAATGATATAGAGAACTATCCTGCGGATTCACCAGAACTAATGATTGATTTTGCTGAAGAACACGGCGTTAATTTCCCTTATTTATTTGATGAAAGTCAAGCTATTGCTAAAGCCTACGACGCTGCGTGCACTCCAGATTTCTACTTTTTTGATGACAAATTAGACTTGGTATATAGAGGTCAGATGGACGACTCTCGCCCAGGCAATCAGCACGAGGTAACGGGAGAGGATTTAATTATTGCTTTTGAAAACCTTTTAGCAGAACAACCACAAGAAGAACTACAAAAGCCTAGTTTAGGTTGTAATATTAAATGGAAATAAAAGATTAAGTTTAGAAAGCATCTGTAAAAGTGAAAAATAGGAATAGGTTAATTGTATTAGGTTTATTATTTCTAGTTGCAGGAGGATTTGTTGTTTGTAAGTTAAATAAAGACTTTTTGCTTTTATGGAATAGTAATTCAATAAAAGTAACTACTGATGGCCCATTAACAAAGGATAAAGTGAAAATTGAATTTGGTAATGGTGTTAATTCAATTAATCGTACAACAGATGCTGAACTTTTCAGTAGGAGAGAGAAATATATCATTTTATATGACGGTAAGATTAAGGATAAAATGATGAATGAATATGGAGAGAATGATTTTTTGATTACCTATGATGATAAGTACTATTTCTCTTTCCGACAGTTTAAACTTAATAGAAGACACCAACACGACTATAAGTTCCATTTTTACCCTAAAGGCGATAAAATATACATTGCTGTTGATATAAAAGGGCAAGATGCAATGAAATTTAAGAGACCTATGATTGATATTAAATTAGTGGATAAATATATATGCAATACTCCAATTGATAGTGCTGGAGGTATTTATAATATGATTGAGCTAGAAAAAGAGTAGATATTAAGTGCTGGTTTCAAGATAAATTTTATTTTAATACTCATAACTACAAAAAAAACAAAATAAAAACTCCGCTTCAAAATTTTTGAAGCGGAGTTTTTTCATGTTTAACAATTAAACTTTACGTATGCAAAAAGTTATTTTTCTTATTAAGCGTTAGGTTCAACAGATACAAAAGATCTGTTGTTAGCTTTTTTCTTAAACACCACTGTACCATCTACTAATGCAAACAAAGTGTGGTCTTTACCAATCCCTACATTCTCTCCAGGGTGGTGTTGTGTACCTCTTTGTCTTACAATAATATTTCCAGCGATAGCTTCTTGCCCTCCGAAAATCTTCACACCTAATCTTTTAGAGTGAGATTCTCTACCGTTTTTGGAACTACCAACTCCTTTCTTGTGTGCCATTTTGTTTTAAAGTTTTTTAGGTTGAAAAAATACTTAGGCTTTTCCGCCTTTTAGTTGTCCTTTAAGAGTTTCTAACTCTTCAAACTTTCCATCAGCAGCTAGTTGTGCTTGTTGAGGCCAAGTTGTAGGATCCATAGCTGCATATACAGCACCGTTAGGATCTAAGATGGCTTCTAGCTCCTCTTTAGTTTTCTTTGCTAAATCAGCAAAAGAAGTAATACCTGCTCCTGCGAAAAGCTCTGCTACTTTAGGACCAATACCTTCAATTAGAGTAAGGTCATCTCCTTTTTTAGAAGATTTTTTTGTAGCAGCCTTGGTTTCTGTTTTTGCAGAAGATTTTTTAGCACCATCAAAACCT
This Riemerella anatipestifer DNA region includes the following protein-coding sequences:
- the rpmA gene encoding 50S ribosomal protein L27 produces the protein MAHKKGVGSSKNGRESHSKRLGVKIFGGQEAIAGNIIVRQRGTQHHPGENVGIGKDHTLFALVDGTVVFKKKANNRSFVSVEPNA
- the miaA gene encoding tRNA (adenosine(37)-N6)-dimethylallyltransferase MiaA — protein: MARTLISVVGPTGIGKTELAIKIAQFFGTEILSCDSRQFFKEMPIGTAAPSKEELAVVPHHFIGHISITEDYSIGRYEKEALALLDKLFQQYKVVVMVGGSGMYEKAVVEGLNDLPEANEDYIKELEQILNKEGIEALQKQLEAQDEAYYQQVDKDNPRRLIRALDIIKQTGKPYSEIIAETKPKRDFNTIRIVLTAPREIIYERINQRVDRMLEKGLLDEVKGLLQYQDRVALNTVGYTELFNYLNGDWELDFAVSEIKKNSRRYAKRQMTWNRKLPRLIELSHQYSNEELVSLLNNLNLK
- the rplU gene encoding 50S ribosomal protein L21, yielding MFAIVEIAGLQYKVEQDQKLFVNRLSGEKGDKVTFDKVLLTVNGATTVGAPAVSGIAVEAEIIEHLKADKVIVFKKKRRKGYAKKNGHRQSLTQIKIVSITGFDGAKKSSAKTETKAATKKSSKKGDDLTLIEGIGPKVAELFAGAGITSFADLAKKTKEELEAILDPNGAVYAAMDPTTWPQQAQLAADGKFEELETLKGQLKGGKA
- a CDS encoding thioredoxin family protein encodes the protein MARTPSNMLELGTKAPFFELPNPAKNNELQSLENLKGEKGTLVVFMCNHCPFVIHVIDKLAELYEDYKAKGIEFIAINSNDIENYPADSPELMIDFAEEHGVNFPYLFDESQAIAKAYDAACTPDFYFFDDKLDLVYRGQMDDSRPGNQHEVTGEDLIIAFENLLAEQPQEELQKPSLGCNIKWK
- a CDS encoding sensor histidine kinase codes for the protein MTISLLVFVSFQFYWLKEYYSSIEEEFAGKVQKVLERSTQDISNIEIDKYLKEYEGFQASINEDKNKPTLNIIRQVQDSADKKLISFSRSIIEPQKIPVSSKGDTLERVKVYADEGIYRLKGAGRTTELLTAQLSKDINDNTFTFRDFAKLNASNLPIHKRVSGKEIDSVLSKEFQKIGISAKFGYGVLDKNKKLTTIADEVYLENQSKANYSFPLFTDKEEQPIYTLSLVFPDKKYSLLRDNLPLLLGTVFSLLTIVFIYIISINYMLRQKKIAEVKTDFLNNMSHEFKTPLATISVATDSLANDKIASDPIKVKYYSGLIKQENLRMKKQVENVLNMSKLERNEMKLFLRETNLRELIRNIANSVRLIVNERGGRLTEDFKAERYNLKVDEFHLSNTLINLLDNANKYSPDKPEIKIATRNEGNYYVIEISDKGMGMEPQNKTKIFEKFFREETGNVHNVKGQGLGLSYVKKIIELHKGQISVETQKGKGSTFIVKLPMI
- the murA gene encoding UDP-N-acetylglucosamine 1-carboxyvinyltransferase; this encodes MSGAFQIRGGKRLQGEITPQGAKNEALQILCAVLLTDQEVRIKNIPDIQDVNKLIGILGDLGVKVTKNGKGDYTFKADRLNLDYLKSEKFKKEGAKLRGSIMLLGPMLARFGEGYMPTPGGDKIGRRRLDTHFQGFVELGAEFHFNDVESFYSLKAKSLQGKFILLEEASVTGTANIIMAAVLAKGKTRIYNAACEPYLQQLCKMLNRMGAQISGIGSNLLTIEGVSYLHGTEHTMLPDMVEIGSWIGLAAMTKSEITIKDVHWNQLGIIPNTFRKLGIQLEKSGEDIYIPAQEHYKIQKFIDGSILTISDAPWPGFTPDLLSIMLVVATQAKGSVLIHQKMFESRLFFVDKLIDMGAQIILCDPHRATVIGLNQETPLRGTVMTSPDIRAGNALLVAALSAEGKSIIHNIEQIDRGYENIDGRLKALGADIERI
- a CDS encoding DUF4290 domain-containing protein — its product is MEYNTQKTNLQLPEYGRIIQELVEYCKTLPSKEERNKVAKAIVDFMGQRNPQLRDEENYAHKLWDHLYIISGYDLDVDAPYPFPTPEEINQKPKKMDYPKLQGDYKFYGKSILQLIERALELEDGDEKEALIEVIANNMKKSYNVYNKEHVQDDVIFRHLKELSENRLDLTGIDSLEKSKIYYNSNKNNPKYQNKHQNNNGNNRRKYNSNNKYKRKS
- a CDS encoding response regulator transcription factor, translated to MSNRILLVEDDQSFGAVLKDYLSINNFEVTLATDGEEGLKEYTNNDFDICIFDVMMPKKDGFTLAEDVKKLGKNIPIIFLTARNLREDILKGYQLGADDYITKPFDTELLLYKIKAILSRSTSLEEEEQEQFSISNIEFDSMLRQLKVHDKEYKLSPKENELLKLLCLHRNDFMPRDLALRKIWKKENYFTARSMDVYIAKLRKLLKDDDGLEIINVHGEGFRLLVKN